One genomic region from Phragmites australis chromosome 1, lpPhrAust1.1, whole genome shotgun sequence encodes:
- the LOC133911103 gene encoding uncharacterized protein LOC133911103, translating into MESYYQEELSAGAVRGGAITRPFDEAASFLSSIQAQLCNLCSGGNKMSIRMWMRSSCSGMRDTCCYICIFAESVDELMPEPTEPFTVDQVRDILMRQCVAKGVDGGSVGAPKIFLLNQVSD; encoded by the exons ATG GAGTCCTACTACCAGGAGGAGCTATCAGCTGGCGCGGTACGAGGAGGAGCTATCACACGACCGTTCGACGAGGCCGCGTCGTTCCTGAGCAGCATCCAGGCGCAGCTCTGCAACCTCTGCAGTGGAGGCAACAAGATGAG TATAAGGATGTGGATGAGGAGTTCTTGTAGCGGTATGCGAGACACGTGTTGTTACATCTGTATCTTCGCGGAGTCCGTTGACGAGCTCATGCCGGAACCCACTGAGCCATTCACCGTCGACCAGGTCCGGGACATCCTGATGAGGCAGTGTGTGGCTAAGGGGGTTGACGGCGGCTCCGTCGGTGCCCCTAAAATTTTCTTGCTGAACCAAGTTTCAGATTAG